The following proteins are co-located in the Micromonospora coriariae genome:
- a CDS encoding MurR/RpiR family transcriptional regulator, with product MVDHEVDTSAGTAVVDADAFDRRGALGSASDGVLARVRNGLGELTGALRRVAEHVLSDPEAAARSTIVELAERSGTSPATITRFCRAMGFEGYADLRLGIASETGRARSAGWTVDIGREIQPSDPLARVLDQIMAADTRAMHDTAALLDLSEVERAAVAIAGASRVNIFGASGSALVGEEMQFSLHRIGVAAWAWNDVHEGLASAALLRAGDVALGISHTGQTRETIEMLAEAGSRGATTIALTGFPRSPLAELADIVLLTASQATTFRPDALSARHPQLVVLDLLYIAVAQRTHDRAHAAFRRTAQAVDGHKAAKGALA from the coding sequence ATGGTTGATCACGAGGTGGACACCTCCGCGGGGACCGCGGTGGTCGACGCCGACGCGTTCGACCGGCGAGGCGCGCTCGGGTCCGCCTCCGACGGCGTGCTGGCCCGGGTCCGCAACGGGCTAGGTGAGCTGACCGGCGCGCTGCGCCGGGTCGCCGAGCACGTGCTGAGCGACCCGGAAGCCGCCGCCCGGTCCACCATAGTGGAGCTGGCCGAGCGCAGCGGGACGTCACCGGCGACCATCACCCGCTTCTGCCGGGCGATGGGCTTCGAGGGCTACGCCGACCTGCGGCTGGGCATCGCCTCCGAGACCGGCCGGGCGCGCTCGGCCGGCTGGACAGTCGACATCGGTCGGGAGATCCAGCCGAGCGACCCGCTGGCCCGGGTGCTCGACCAGATCATGGCTGCCGACACCCGGGCCATGCACGACACCGCCGCGCTGCTCGACCTCTCCGAGGTGGAGCGGGCCGCGGTGGCGATCGCCGGTGCCAGCAGGGTGAACATCTTCGGCGCCAGCGGCAGCGCGCTGGTCGGCGAGGAGATGCAGTTCAGCCTGCACCGCATCGGGGTGGCCGCGTGGGCCTGGAACGACGTGCACGAGGGGCTGGCCAGCGCCGCGCTGCTGCGCGCCGGAGACGTGGCGCTGGGCATCTCGCACACCGGCCAGACCCGGGAGACGATCGAGATGCTCGCCGAGGCGGGCAGTCGAGGCGCCACCACGATCGCCCTCACCGGCTTCCCCCGCTCACCGTTGGCCGAGCTGGCCGACATCGTGCTGCTCACCGCCAGCCAGGCGACCACCTTCCGGCCGGACGCGCTCTCCGCCCGCCACCCCCAACTGGTGGTGCTCGACCTGCTCTACATCGCCGTCGCCCAGCGCACCCACGACCGCGCGCACGCGGCCTTCCGGCGTACCGCGCAGGCCGTCGACGGGCACAAGGCCGCGAAGGGAGCCCTCGCATGA
- a CDS encoding sugar isomerase domain-containing protein: MISAQGYADAVRPVLDRLLDTEADGITRAADLIAESLRAGGVLQAFGAGHSEAFAAELVARAGGLVPTNRLSVRDLVVHGDAPPGVLADPKLERDPSIAHQIYALAAPQPRDVFVVASQSGINGSVVELAALVTERGHPLIAVTSVEHTARVAPRHPSGRRLADLADVVLDNGAPYGDALLPLEGGGAVCAVSSVTTALLAQLLTAEVVRRFHQAGEVPPIYLSANVPGGDEHNIALESLYAGRLRRTA; this comes from the coding sequence ATGATCAGCGCCCAGGGGTACGCGGACGCGGTCCGCCCGGTGCTCGACCGGCTGCTCGACACCGAGGCCGACGGCATCACCCGGGCCGCCGACCTGATCGCCGAGAGCCTGCGCGCCGGCGGCGTGCTCCAGGCGTTCGGCGCCGGGCACTCCGAGGCGTTCGCCGCCGAACTGGTCGCCCGGGCCGGCGGGCTGGTTCCCACCAACCGGCTCTCGGTGCGTGACCTGGTGGTGCACGGCGACGCCCCGCCGGGTGTGCTCGCCGACCCGAAGCTGGAACGCGACCCCTCCATCGCCCACCAGATCTACGCGCTCGCGGCGCCTCAGCCCCGCGACGTGTTCGTGGTGGCGTCCCAATCCGGCATCAACGGCTCGGTGGTCGAGCTGGCGGCGCTGGTCACCGAGCGCGGTCACCCGTTGATCGCGGTCACCTCGGTCGAGCACACCGCACGGGTGGCCCCGCGGCACCCGTCCGGTCGACGGCTCGCCGACCTCGCCGACGTCGTGCTGGACAACGGCGCGCCGTACGGCGATGCACTGCTGCCGCTCGAGGGCGGCGGCGCGGTCTGTGCGGTCTCCTCGGTCACCACTGCGCTGCTGGCGCAGCTGCTGACCGCGGAGGTCGTACGACGGTTCCATCAGGCCGGAGAGGTGCCCCCTATCTACCTCTCGGCCAACGTCCCCGGCGGGGACGAGCACAACATCGCCCTCGAGTCGCTGTACGCCGGGCGTCTCCGGCGCACCGCCTGA
- the ngcE gene encoding N-acetylglucosamine/diacetylchitobiose ABC transporter substrate-binding protein, protein MSITPEHPAELDRRTVLRRAAAVGMLATPAIGLLSACATSGGDEKNEQVSGGTKSATNPLGVKEDAPIEVIIFNGGYGEKYATDVHEPLYKKAFPKSEVKHQATQAVSTVLQPRFAGGNPPEFVNNSGEKFLDFGALVNDGQLQDLTELWDAPSVDDASKKVRDTVIPGVVEQGMFNTADGGRKPFVLYYVSTVYGIWYSGKLFKDNGWTAPTNWEQFKALCEQIKAKGITPYGYAGANAAYYQWNVILTQAAKIGGTDVLKNIDNLEDGAWKQDAVKQAAEAWAEIGAKYSDKSFEGLKHTDVQLRQNQGKVAFYPSGDWLENEQKKDTPAGFTYQLMPVPSLTASDKLPATAIRAAGGEGYFVSSKSKNPRGGMEYMRQMLSKAGARGFTETVGAATVVPAGSEGFEFPPGVASAQAALKAADKDVFNMLFDNWYKELDTEARTATNELMFGRIKADAFVERIQKRADAIKKDSSVTKFKR, encoded by the coding sequence ATGTCGATTACCCCCGAGCACCCGGCCGAACTTGACCGCCGTACGGTGCTGCGCCGCGCCGCCGCCGTGGGCATGCTCGCCACTCCGGCCATCGGCCTGCTCAGCGCCTGCGCCACCAGCGGCGGCGACGAGAAGAACGAGCAGGTCTCCGGCGGCACCAAGAGCGCGACCAACCCGCTGGGTGTCAAGGAGGACGCCCCGATCGAGGTGATCATCTTCAACGGCGGTTACGGCGAGAAGTACGCCACCGACGTGCACGAGCCGCTGTACAAGAAGGCGTTCCCGAAGTCCGAGGTCAAGCACCAGGCGACCCAGGCGGTCTCCACGGTGCTCCAGCCGCGCTTCGCCGGCGGCAACCCGCCGGAGTTCGTCAACAACTCGGGCGAGAAGTTCCTCGACTTCGGTGCGCTCGTCAACGACGGCCAGCTGCAGGACCTCACCGAGCTGTGGGACGCGCCGTCGGTCGACGACGCGAGCAAGAAGGTCCGCGACACCGTCATCCCGGGTGTCGTCGAGCAGGGCATGTTCAACACCGCCGACGGGGGGCGCAAGCCGTTCGTCCTGTACTACGTCTCGACGGTCTACGGGATCTGGTACTCCGGCAAGCTCTTCAAGGACAACGGGTGGACCGCGCCCACCAACTGGGAGCAGTTCAAGGCCCTCTGCGAGCAGATCAAGGCCAAGGGCATCACGCCGTACGGCTACGCCGGGGCGAACGCGGCCTACTACCAGTGGAACGTGATCCTCACCCAGGCCGCGAAGATCGGCGGCACCGACGTTCTGAAGAACATCGACAACCTGGAGGACGGCGCCTGGAAGCAGGACGCCGTCAAGCAGGCCGCCGAGGCGTGGGCCGAGATCGGCGCGAAGTACTCGGACAAGAGCTTCGAGGGGCTCAAGCACACCGACGTGCAGCTGCGGCAGAACCAGGGCAAGGTCGCCTTCTACCCGTCCGGTGACTGGCTGGAGAACGAGCAGAAGAAGGACACGCCGGCGGGCTTCACCTACCAGCTCATGCCGGTGCCCAGCCTCACGGCGTCGGACAAGCTGCCGGCGACCGCTATCCGGGCGGCCGGTGGCGAGGGATACTTCGTCTCGTCCAAGAGCAAGAACCCGCGTGGTGGCATGGAGTACATGCGCCAGATGCTCTCCAAGGCGGGCGCCCGGGGCTTCACCGAGACCGTCGGTGCGGCCACGGTCGTGCCGGCCGGCAGCGAGGGCTTCGAGTTCCCGCCGGGTGTGGCCAGCGCCCAGGCCGCGCTGAAGGCAGCCGACAAGGACGTGTTCAACATGCTCTTCGACAACTGGTACAAGGAGCTCGACACGGAGGCGCGTACCGCCACCAACGAGCTGATGTTCGGCCGGATCAAGGCGGACGCGTTCGTGGAGCGGATCCAGAAGCGCGCCGACGCGATCAAGAAGGATTCCTCCGTTACCAAGTTCAAGCGCTGA
- a CDS encoding carbohydrate ABC transporter permease codes for MRHGKYPFVIGFLFAPVTLYVVFVIAPYAQAFQISMTNWRGLSAPQWVGFDNYRRLLDDGSFWKAVQHHGVLLLALPLITIAIALFFSFLLNVGGKSSGGQRQGVWGAKFYRVVFFFPQVLAVAIIAVLFQMVYRPNESGLINGVLMKLGFDPVLFLIRPNLALWSIIAVLVWQAVGFYVVLFSAGMASIPGEIYEAAEMDGATKVTLFFRVTLPLLWDTLQVAWVYLGIAAFDAFAIVAVLSVDGGGPDGATTVLAMEIYRNAFVYSKYGYASAMGVALFFLTLTFAALTLRLTKRESVEY; via the coding sequence ATGCGGCACGGCAAGTATCCGTTCGTGATCGGGTTCCTGTTCGCCCCGGTCACGCTGTACGTGGTCTTCGTCATCGCGCCGTACGCGCAGGCGTTCCAGATCTCGATGACCAACTGGCGGGGGCTGTCGGCCCCGCAGTGGGTGGGCTTCGACAACTACCGGAGGCTGCTCGACGACGGCAGTTTCTGGAAGGCGGTCCAGCACCACGGCGTACTGCTGCTTGCCCTGCCGCTGATCACCATCGCCATCGCCCTGTTCTTCTCGTTCCTGCTCAACGTGGGCGGCAAGAGCAGCGGCGGGCAACGCCAGGGGGTCTGGGGGGCGAAGTTCTACCGGGTGGTGTTCTTCTTCCCCCAGGTCCTCGCGGTGGCCATCATCGCTGTGCTGTTCCAGATGGTCTACCGGCCCAACGAGTCCGGCCTGATCAACGGCGTGCTGATGAAGCTCGGCTTCGATCCGGTGCTCTTCCTGATCCGGCCGAACCTGGCCCTCTGGTCGATCATCGCGGTGCTGGTCTGGCAGGCGGTCGGCTTCTACGTGGTGCTCTTCTCGGCTGGGATGGCCTCCATCCCGGGTGAGATCTACGAGGCCGCCGAGATGGACGGGGCGACCAAGGTGACCCTGTTCTTCCGGGTCACCCTGCCGCTGCTCTGGGACACCCTCCAGGTCGCCTGGGTCTACCTGGGCATCGCGGCGTTCGACGCGTTCGCCATCGTCGCGGTGCTCTCCGTGGACGGCGGCGGCCCGGACGGCGCCACAACGGTGCTGGCCATGGAGATCTACCGCAACGCGTTCGTCTACTCGAAATACGGCTACGCCTCCGCGATGGGTGTGGCGCTCTTCTTCCTGACCCTCACGTTCGCGGCGCTGACGCTGCGGCTCACCAAGCGGGAAAGCGTGGAGTACTGA
- a CDS encoding carbohydrate ABC transporter permease — MNPQSTLPPTPAALPPKTGDPGAPGGRERKGPRSEARLFAGLGHIALAVWAVIVIVPILWTFLAAFKNTTEIFSSPWTLPAELRWENFGRAWTKAHVGRYFLNSVIVVGCSTFGTMLLGSMAAYVLARYKFWGNRAIYYLFVSGLAFPVFLALVPLFFVVKNLGLLDTHTGVVLVYIAYSLPFTIFFLAAFFKTLPSSVAEAGLIDGCGHTRLFFQVMMPMAKPGLISVAIFNIIGQWAQYQLPLVLLSNAKDKWVLTQGIADISVNAGYEADWSGLFAALTIAILPMIIVYAIFQRQIQAGLTSGAVK, encoded by the coding sequence ATGAACCCGCAGTCGACGCTGCCGCCGACGCCGGCGGCGCTACCGCCGAAGACCGGCGACCCGGGTGCCCCCGGTGGGCGGGAGCGCAAGGGCCCCCGCTCGGAGGCACGGCTCTTCGCCGGTCTGGGGCACATCGCGCTCGCCGTGTGGGCGGTGATCGTGATCGTGCCAATCCTCTGGACCTTCCTCGCCGCGTTCAAGAACACGACCGAGATCTTCAGCAGCCCGTGGACGCTCCCGGCCGAACTGCGCTGGGAGAACTTCGGCCGGGCCTGGACCAAGGCGCACGTCGGCCGGTACTTCCTCAACAGCGTCATCGTGGTCGGGTGCAGCACCTTCGGCACCATGCTGCTGGGCTCGATGGCGGCGTACGTGCTGGCCCGGTACAAGTTCTGGGGCAACCGCGCGATCTACTACCTCTTCGTCTCCGGTTTGGCCTTCCCGGTCTTCCTGGCCCTGGTGCCGCTCTTCTTCGTGGTGAAGAACCTGGGCCTGCTGGACACCCACACCGGGGTGGTGCTGGTGTACATCGCGTACTCGCTGCCGTTCACGATCTTCTTCCTGGCCGCGTTCTTCAAGACGCTGCCGTCGTCGGTGGCCGAGGCGGGGCTGATCGACGGCTGCGGGCACACCCGGCTGTTCTTCCAGGTGATGATGCCGATGGCGAAGCCGGGCCTGATCAGCGTGGCGATCTTCAACATCATCGGTCAGTGGGCGCAGTACCAACTTCCCCTGGTGCTGCTCTCCAACGCGAAGGACAAGTGGGTGCTCACCCAGGGCATCGCGGACATCTCCGTCAACGCCGGCTACGAGGCGGACTGGTCCGGGTTGTTCGCCGCGCTGACCATCGCCATCCTCCCGATGATCATCGTGTACGCGATCTTCCAACGGCAGATCCAGGCCGGCCTCACCTCCGGCGCCGTGAAGTAA
- a CDS encoding ABC transporter ATP-binding protein has translation MSRLPVADRRTVRRALRDLIGRHRRSVGIVLALHAAAAVAGLAPPWLLGTIVDRVSAGAGVATVDRLALAIGGCVLVSALLSRYAQYAGHRFGERAVAELREEFVDRTLGLPVSVVERAGSGDLATRSSVDVSTVGTTVRDVVPTIVIASVQLTLLFGAVFLLHPLLGLVALAGLPSIWAVTRWYLRRASSAYLAEGAASAELTETLTTTAEGARTVEALRLADDRIRHGTTRIALVWRARRATLALRTVFFSVVEASYPLPVAMVLLVGGYLLAEEMVSLGAVVAAALYLQQAIDPLDRLLQWTEQAQRGFASFARVLGVGLVPPEPPGTVATSRGERLVVREARFSYGGGRDVLHGIDLEVHPGERLAVVGPSGAGKSTLARLLAGIDAPRRGVVSIGGCPVTDLDPTERRRRIALVTQEHHVFIGSLRDNLAFAAPDASDEQMRSALITVGADWHADLPDGLDTALGDGARQLGAAEAQQLALARLVLADPHTLILDEATAALDPTTARRTERALAAVLVGRTVIAIAHRLNTAHDADRVAVLADGRITEIGSHDELVTAGGAYAALWHSWHAHDHPR, from the coding sequence GTGAGCCGACTGCCGGTGGCGGACCGCAGGACCGTACGCCGCGCGCTGCGGGACCTGATCGGCCGGCACCGGCGCTCGGTCGGCATCGTGCTGGCGCTGCACGCCGCCGCCGCGGTCGCCGGGCTGGCCCCGCCGTGGCTGCTGGGCACCATCGTCGACCGGGTCAGCGCGGGTGCGGGTGTGGCCACCGTGGATCGCCTGGCCCTGGCGATCGGCGGGTGCGTCCTGGTGAGCGCGTTGCTCTCCCGGTACGCGCAGTACGCCGGTCACCGGTTCGGGGAGCGGGCCGTCGCCGAGTTGCGCGAGGAGTTCGTCGACAGGACGCTCGGGCTGCCCGTCTCGGTCGTCGAGCGGGCCGGTTCCGGGGACCTGGCCACCCGCAGTTCCGTCGACGTGTCGACGGTCGGCACCACGGTCCGGGACGTGGTGCCCACCATCGTCATCGCCTCGGTGCAGCTGACGCTGCTGTTCGGGGCGGTCTTCCTGCTGCACCCGCTGCTCGGGCTGGTGGCGCTGGCCGGGCTGCCGTCGATCTGGGCGGTGACCCGTTGGTACCTGCGGCGGGCCAGCTCCGCGTACCTCGCCGAGGGTGCGGCGTCCGCGGAGCTGACCGAGACGCTGACCACCACCGCCGAGGGCGCCCGCACCGTCGAGGCGCTGCGGCTGGCCGACGATCGGATCCGGCACGGCACCACGCGCATCGCCCTGGTGTGGCGGGCCCGGCGGGCGACCCTCGCACTGCGTACGGTGTTCTTCAGCGTGGTGGAGGCCAGCTATCCGCTGCCGGTCGCCATGGTTCTGCTCGTCGGCGGGTATCTGCTCGCCGAGGAGATGGTGTCGCTCGGCGCGGTGGTCGCCGCCGCGCTCTACCTGCAGCAGGCGATCGATCCGCTGGACCGGCTGCTGCAGTGGACGGAGCAGGCGCAGCGCGGCTTCGCGTCGTTCGCCCGGGTGCTCGGCGTCGGCCTGGTCCCACCGGAGCCGCCCGGCACGGTCGCCACGTCGCGGGGAGAGCGACTCGTCGTACGCGAGGCGCGGTTCTCGTACGGCGGTGGGCGCGACGTGCTGCACGGCATCGACCTGGAGGTACACCCCGGGGAGCGGTTGGCCGTCGTCGGCCCGTCGGGGGCCGGCAAGTCCACCCTGGCCCGGCTGCTGGCCGGGATCGACGCGCCGCGCCGCGGCGTCGTCAGCATCGGTGGCTGCCCGGTGACCGACCTCGACCCGACCGAGCGTCGTCGCCGGATCGCGCTGGTCACTCAGGAACACCACGTCTTCATCGGCTCGCTCCGCGACAACCTCGCGTTCGCCGCCCCGGACGCATCGGACGAGCAGATGCGCTCGGCGCTGATCACGGTGGGCGCCGACTGGCACGCCGACCTGCCCGACGGCCTGGACACCGCGCTCGGGGACGGGGCCCGGCAGCTCGGCGCGGCCGAGGCGCAGCAACTGGCGCTGGCCCGGTTGGTGCTCGCCGACCCGCACACGCTGATCCTGGACGAGGCGACCGCCGCCCTCGATCCGACGACCGCCCGGCGTACCGAGCGGGCGTTGGCCGCCGTGCTGGTCGGGCGGACCGTCATCGCCATCGCGCACCGGCTCAACACCGCGCACGACGCCGACCGGGTCGCCGTCCTGGCCGACGGTCGGATCACCGAGATCGGCAGCCACGACGAACTCGTGACGGCCGGCGGGGCGTACGCCGCTCTCTGGCACTCCTGGCACGCCCACGACCACCCGAGATGA
- a CDS encoding ABC transporter ATP-binding protein has protein sequence MRYLWWLVRRQPWRVLRGSLLGTAWMIGLSVRPYLIARAVDDGLRAGDTRALALWVAAIVVAGVGLSYLGIMRHRTMTFIREDAKARSAAVVLRQLSRIGAVLPRRVAAGEVATIGGSDIDWSAQVLTLTGPGVGAVVAYAVIAVVLWSISPMLALCILVGVPAVGLVVGPLLRRLERAESVYRKQQGALTARSGDIVAGLRVLAGVGGRDLFARRYAARSRDLLAEGYRVGAVNSWIDAATVAIPGLFLAAVVWLTARMAVAGDVTIGELVAVYGYVATLIVPVWFLLEGSHQLIRGRVAARRIVALLQLAPDDVGGPRSAPDRRSGVPDRRRPDVVSAPEHPADLHDPVTGLTIPVGRLTGVAADDPSAALALADRLGRYVASESTWDGVPLTGIALDEVRARILVADHDSYLFPGTLRDILLSRTESDDARLNDDPLSAHDDRITAALRAASAEDIVDALPAGLDTVIDARARTLSGGQRQRVRLARALLAEPEVLILVDPTSAVDAHTEARIAERLRVARAGRTTVVLATSPLLLSRTDLVAHLRAGRIVATGTHTDLLQQDPGYRHLVARDSADPDVDRPADVEGAFP, from the coding sequence ATGCGGTACCTCTGGTGGCTGGTCCGCCGCCAGCCCTGGCGGGTGCTGCGCGGCAGCCTGCTCGGCACGGCCTGGATGATCGGGCTGTCGGTCCGGCCCTACCTGATCGCCCGCGCCGTCGACGACGGGCTGCGCGCGGGCGACACCCGGGCCCTGGCACTCTGGGTGGCGGCGATCGTCGTCGCCGGCGTGGGGCTGTCGTACCTGGGCATCATGCGGCACCGCACGATGACCTTCATCCGGGAGGACGCCAAGGCCCGGTCGGCCGCCGTCGTGCTGCGGCAGCTGTCCCGGATCGGCGCGGTGCTGCCGCGCCGGGTCGCCGCCGGCGAGGTGGCCACCATCGGCGGCTCCGACATCGACTGGTCGGCGCAGGTGCTCACGCTGACCGGGCCGGGCGTCGGCGCGGTCGTCGCGTACGCGGTCATCGCCGTGGTCCTCTGGTCCATCTCCCCGATGCTCGCGCTCTGCATCCTGGTGGGCGTGCCCGCCGTCGGGCTGGTCGTCGGCCCGCTGCTCCGCCGCCTGGAACGGGCCGAATCGGTCTACCGCAAGCAGCAGGGCGCGCTCACCGCCCGATCCGGCGACATCGTGGCCGGGCTTCGGGTGCTCGCCGGGGTGGGCGGTCGAGACCTGTTCGCCCGCCGGTACGCGGCCAGATCCCGCGACCTGCTCGCCGAGGGCTACCGGGTCGGCGCGGTCAACAGCTGGATCGACGCGGCGACGGTCGCCATCCCCGGGCTGTTCCTGGCGGCGGTGGTGTGGCTGACGGCCCGGATGGCGGTGGCCGGTGACGTCACGATCGGTGAGCTGGTCGCCGTCTACGGCTACGTGGCGACCCTGATCGTGCCGGTCTGGTTCCTGCTCGAAGGCAGCCACCAACTGATCCGCGGGCGGGTCGCCGCCCGGCGGATCGTCGCCCTGCTCCAACTCGCCCCGGACGACGTCGGTGGCCCGCGCAGCGCACCGGATCGGCGAAGTGGCGTTCCGGACCGACGCCGCCCGGACGTCGTATCCGCGCCGGAGCACCCCGCGGACCTGCACGACCCGGTGACCGGGCTGACCATCCCCGTCGGCCGGCTGACAGGCGTGGCCGCCGACGACCCTTCGGCGGCGCTGGCCCTGGCCGACCGGCTCGGCCGGTACGTCGCCAGCGAATCCACCTGGGACGGTGTCCCGCTGACCGGAATCGCCCTGGACGAGGTCCGCGCGCGCATCCTGGTCGCCGATCACGACTCGTACCTGTTCCCCGGCACGCTGCGGGACATCCTGCTCTCCCGGACCGAGTCCGACGACGCCCGGCTTAACGACGACCCTCTGAGCGCCCACGACGACCGGATCACCGCGGCTCTGCGGGCCGCGTCGGCCGAGGACATCGTCGACGCGCTGCCGGCCGGGCTGGACACCGTGATCGACGCCCGGGCCCGTACGCTCTCCGGCGGCCAGCGCCAACGCGTACGCCTGGCCCGGGCGCTGCTCGCCGAGCCGGAGGTGCTGATCCTCGTCGACCCCACGTCGGCGGTGGACGCGCACACCGAGGCGCGGATCGCCGAACGGCTACGTGTCGCGCGAGCCGGACGGACGACTGTCGTGCTCGCCACCTCGCCGCTGCTGCTCAGCCGGACCGACCTCGTCGCTCACCTGCGTGCGGGCCGGATCGTCGCCACCGGCACCCACACCGACCTGCTCCAGCAGGATCCCGGTTACCGGCATCTGGTGGCCCGGGACAGCGCCGATCCGGACGTGGATCGACCCGCCGACGTCGAGGGGGCCTTTCCGTGA
- a CDS encoding bifunctional 3'-5' exonuclease/DNA polymerase, with protein MSEGRGRIASVLVAVVADERGGGELRPLDAAGDPTGPTEAVTDLAAAVAAREAAERPRWIWPAAGAVYPALLRAGVRVERCHDVELTEALLLGHAGRWGEPRSFAAAWARLSGAPVPPDPPPRPAAPPGHGQGALFDALPGPAGPGVDALTRVYADQLARVAATEHPGRFRLLVAAESAGALIAVEMGVAGLPWRAEVHDAILAELLGEPSPVGGPPRRLAELAARIADAFGVRQLHADSPAELLKAFARVGVELPNTRAWVLRGVDHPAVPLVLEYKELYRIWTAHGWSWREQWVRDGRFQPEYVPGGVVSGRWATRGGGALQIPKVIRRAVVADPGRRLVVADAGQLEPRVLAAVSGDARLAAAGGAGDLYAALARDAFAGDRAKAKVALLGAMYGQTGGAAVPALAVLKRSYPTAFGYVEAAARTGEAGGLVRSWLGRTCPPGSAGFGDPDGPSDPDGVADPQSPRARAARSRGRFTRNFVIQATAAEWASTLLATLRTELAGTDAELVFFQHDEVVVHCPAAQAEAVAEAVRRSGERATALLFGDTPVRFPLDLSIVDCYADAA; from the coding sequence CTGTCAGAGGGGCGAGGCAGAATCGCATCTGTGCTGGTGGCGGTGGTGGCGGATGAGCGGGGTGGGGGAGAGCTGCGCCCGTTGGACGCCGCCGGAGACCCCACCGGTCCGACCGAGGCCGTCACCGACCTGGCCGCGGCGGTGGCCGCGCGGGAGGCCGCCGAGCGTCCGCGCTGGATCTGGCCGGCCGCCGGCGCGGTCTATCCGGCGTTGCTGCGGGCCGGGGTGCGCGTCGAGCGCTGCCACGACGTGGAGCTGACCGAGGCGTTGCTGCTCGGCCACGCCGGCCGCTGGGGTGAGCCGCGCTCGTTCGCCGCCGCCTGGGCCCGGCTCAGCGGCGCGCCGGTGCCACCCGACCCGCCGCCGCGCCCGGCCGCGCCGCCGGGGCACGGGCAGGGCGCACTCTTCGACGCGCTGCCCGGCCCGGCGGGCCCGGGGGTCGACGCCCTGACCCGGGTGTACGCCGACCAGCTCGCCCGGGTCGCCGCCACCGAGCATCCGGGTCGGTTCCGGCTGCTGGTGGCCGCCGAGTCGGCCGGCGCGCTGATCGCGGTGGAGATGGGTGTCGCCGGGCTGCCGTGGCGGGCCGAGGTGCACGACGCCATCCTCGCCGAGCTGCTCGGTGAGCCGTCACCGGTCGGCGGCCCGCCGCGCCGCCTGGCCGAGCTGGCCGCCCGGATCGCCGACGCGTTCGGCGTCCGTCAGTTGCACGCCGACTCCCCGGCCGAGCTGCTGAAGGCGTTCGCCCGGGTCGGGGTGGAGCTGCCCAATACCCGGGCCTGGGTGCTGCGCGGGGTGGACCATCCGGCGGTGCCGCTGGTGCTGGAATACAAGGAGCTCTACCGGATCTGGACGGCGCACGGCTGGTCCTGGCGCGAGCAGTGGGTCCGCGACGGGCGATTCCAGCCGGAGTACGTCCCGGGCGGGGTGGTCTCGGGCCGCTGGGCCACCCGGGGCGGTGGCGCGTTGCAGATCCCGAAGGTGATTCGCCGGGCGGTGGTGGCCGACCCGGGCCGGCGGTTGGTGGTCGCCGACGCCGGCCAGTTGGAGCCCCGGGTGCTGGCCGCGGTCTCGGGCGACGCCCGGCTGGCGGCGGCGGGCGGGGCCGGCGACCTGTACGCCGCGCTGGCCCGGGATGCCTTCGCCGGTGACCGGGCCAAGGCCAAGGTGGCCCTGCTCGGCGCGATGTACGGGCAGACCGGCGGAGCGGCGGTGCCCGCGCTGGCGGTGTTGAAGCGCAGCTACCCGACGGCGTTCGGCTACGTCGAGGCGGCGGCGCGCACGGGTGAGGCGGGCGGGCTGGTGCGCTCGTGGCTGGGGCGCACCTGCCCGCCCGGTTCAGCCGGGTTCGGTGACCCGGACGGGCCGAGCGACCCCGATGGCGTGGCCGACCCGCAGAGTCCCCGGGCCCGCGCCGCCCGGTCGCGGGGGCGCTTCACCCGCAACTTCGTCATCCAGGCCACCGCCGCGGAGTGGGCCTCGACGCTGCTGGCCACGCTGCGCACCGAGCTGGCCGGCACCGACGCCGAGCTGGTCTTCTTTCAGCACGACGAGGTGGTCGTGCACTGTCCGGCGGCACAGGCCGAGGCGGTGGCGGAGGCGGTTCGTCGCAGCGGTGAGCGGGCCACCGCGCTGCTGTTCGGTGACACTCCGGTGCGATTTCCGCTGGATCTGTCCATCGTCGACTGCTACGCCGACGCGGCATAG